In Mercurialis annua linkage group LG6, ddMerAnnu1.2, whole genome shotgun sequence, the following are encoded in one genomic region:
- the LOC126687676 gene encoding uncharacterized protein LOC126687676, translating into MNHTFITLIPKKASPESMKDLRPISLCNVIYKFIAEVLANRLKRVLPSLIHESQSTFVPGKLITDNALIAFELFHSMAKRSQGRMGSIALEWSFIEKAMCQMGFPGHFIKLISACISSVTFSFLVNGNPYGFLLPQRGLRQGDPLSPYLFLICVEDDSVLFAQASDTECYALKRIISAFEVSSGQVVNFDKSELLFSAGVPQRQRHSIQQILGIQVVDSFKKYLGMPTMVGRSKKPIFSFLKDRLNKRVFGWKERFLSKAGREVLIKSVAQSIPTYIMSCFALPVSFCSNMQSIISKFWWSETDEKRIPWLNRPNALFRILNRVFKAKYFPNDLFIRASLKRGASFVWRVLWRGRKFSMRGQRGGLVMDRDKIDRAFSVQDVNEILKIPFSRRLPPDKLFWPANKNGFFTVKSCYYKACNIINKGVAGSSISSDLDGLWNKIWKCSVWCGSRNNPPCIERLRGSPGSLLLSPLNLRVHRSPAADLIEWLCSMFTTLKSDELQVFVTSLWIILNDHNNVVFENHRVPAQFLFRSVTALCDTISDYQVQPQENAPVVWQAPPPNWVKINTDAAIVKHKNLSIIAVVCRDQNGDVVRCGVQIVHGLVEIKLAETYAIRMGLQLAAVTSVHDVIIESNALTVIQRLRNPSSAIDNVQLIVDDFLALVQDFNVVFQHINRNGNQVAHALAKRGVFRKRL; encoded by the exons ATGAATCACACTTTCATTACTCTTATCCCGAAGAAAGCTTCGCCGGAGTCCATGAAAGATCTTAGACCTATCAGTCTATGCAATGTGATTTACAAGTTTATAGCTGAGGTGCTAGCTAATAGACTCAAGAGGGTTCTCCCAAGTTTGATTCACGAATCTCAAAGCACGTTCGTACCTGGAAAACTTATAACTGATAATGCGCTTATTGCCTTTGAGTTGTTCCACTCCATGGCTAAGCGTTCGCAGGGTAGAATGGGTTCAATTGCGCTTGAGTGGAGTTTTATTGAGAAGGCTATGTGTCAGATGGGTTTTCCGGGGCACTTTATCAAGCTTATCTCTGCCTGCATATCGTCGGTCACATTTTCCTTTTTGGTAAATGGTAATCCGTATGGATTCCTTCTGCCACAGCGAGGTCTCCGTCAAGGCGATCCTTTGTCGCCATACTTGTTCCTTATATGTGTGGAGG ATGATAGTGTGTTGTTTGCACAAGCTTCGGATACGGAATGTTACGCTCTCAAGCGGATTATCAGTGCTTTCGAAGTTTCTTCTGGTCAGGTGGTTAATTTTGACAAATCGGAACTCCTTTTCAGTGCAGGAGTACCTCAGAGACAGCGCCATTCTATTCAACAAATCCTTGGGATTCAGGTAGTGGATTCTTTTAAGAAATATTTGGGTATGCCAACCATGGTGGGTCGGTCTAAGAAaccaattttttcttttctgaaaGACCGGCTGAATAAGAGAGTTTTTGGATGGAAGGAGCGGTTTTTGTCGAAGGCAGGTAGAGAGGTTCTGATCAAGTCAGTAGCTCAATCTATCCCGACGTACATTATGAGCTGCTTTGCGTTACCTGTTTCCTTTTGTTCTAACATGCAAAGTATTATTTCTAAGTTCTGGTGGAGCGAAACTGACGAAAAAAGGATCCCTTGG CTAAACAGGCCTAACGCCTTATTCAGAATCCTGAATCGAGTTTTCAAAGCGAAATACTTCCCAAATGACTTATTTATTCGAGCTTCTCTCAAACGTGGTGCAAGTTTTGTTTGGCGAGTATTATGGAGGGGAAGAAAGTTCTCGATGCGGGGGCAGCGTGGCGGATTGGTGATG GATCGAGATAAAATTGATAGGGCCTTTTCAGTACAGGATGTGAATGAAATTCTGAAGATTCCATTTAGTAGAAGACTTCCCCCGGACAAGTTGTTCTGGCCTGCGAACAAAAATGGTTTCTTCACGGTTAAATCTTGTTATTATAAGGCATGTAACATCATTAATAAAGGAGTTGCTGGTTCGTCGATATCTTCTGATCTTGATGGATTATGGAACAAAATATGGAAGTGCTCA GTGTGGTGCGGAAGCAGAAACAACCCTCCATGCATTGAGAGATTGCGAGGAAGTCCGGGGTCTTTGTTGTTATCGCCGTTGAATTTGCGGGTTCATAGAAGTCCCGCTGCCGATTTGATTGAATGGCTTTGTAGCATGTTTACTACCCTCAAATCTGATGAGTTGCAAGTTTTTGTAACCAGTTTATGGATAATATTGAATGATCATAACAACGTTGTTTTTGAGAATCACCGAGTGCCGGCTCAATTCTTGTTTCGTAGCGTCACTGCTCTATGTGACACGATATCTGATTATCAGGTTCAACCTCAAGAAAACGCTCCAGTTGTTTGGCAGGCTCCTCCTCCAAACTGGGTTAAAATCAATACTGACGCGGCCATTGTTAAACACAAGAATCTCTCAATTATCGCTGTTGTTTGTAGGGATCAGAATGGTGATGTGGTGAGGTGCGGGGTTCAGATTGTGCATGGTTTGGTAGAAATTAAGTTAGCTGAGACATATGCTATTCGAATGGGTCTCCAACTTGCTGCTGTAACTTCAGTTCATGATGTGATAATAGAGTCTAATGCTCTCACAGTTATTCAGCGTTTGAGAAATCCGAGTAGTGCCATAGACAATGTTCAGCTGATTGTGGACGATTTTTTAGCGTTGGTTCAGGATTTTAACGTGGTGTTCCAACACATAAATCGGAATGGCAACCAAGTTGCCCATGCTCTAGCTAAAAGGGGCGTTTTTCGGAAAAGATTGTAA